The genomic window TGCTCCGCCGCGCGGTCGCACAGGAGGTTCGACGCGTCGTCGTGATGTCGGCCATCAATGCCGACGACGATCCGGCGCACCAGCCGTCCCGGTTCAACGGCGACCGCAACACCGAGGTGGAGCAGGCGGTGATCGGCTGCGGCCTGCCGTGGGTGAGTGTGCGGCCCAGTTCGTTCGCGATGAACACCCTGACCATGTGGCGGGCCCAAATCGCCTCGGGCGATAGGGTATTCGGTCCGTACGCGGCGTTCTCGGAGGCCGTTGTCCACGAACGCGACGTCGCCGATGTCATCGCGCGCGCGATGGTTGACGACACGCTCTTGGGCCGACGCCTCTCGGTCACCGGCCCGGCGGCATCGAGCCTCGAGCAGCTCGTCGCGATCATCGGCGAGGTGATCGGCAAACCCCTTCGCTATCAAGAGGTTCCGGCCGAGGCGGCCGAGGCGGCGATGATCGCGCGCGGTCTCGACGAAGAGTTCGTGCGGGCACTGATGAACCGCTATGCCCGCGAGCTCGAGCGCGAACCGGTCGTGACCGAGGAAGTGGCAGCGATTCTGGGTCGGCCCGCCCGCTCGTTCGCGAGCTGGGTGGCCGATCACCGCAGCGACTGGCTGTAGTCGAGAGACCAAATCATCTGCGCGCCAGTGGCTTCAACGCGCGGCATTCGGAAATCGGGACGACAGGCAA from Nocardia bhagyanarayanae includes these protein-coding regions:
- a CDS encoding NAD(P)H-binding protein codes for the protein MFVVTGATGVIGRPLLESLTAAGLPVRAVSRRADAALPDGVDLVSPEELDLADAETLFVHPRATKDHVDDLLRRAVAQEVRRVVVMSAINADDDPAHQPSRFNGDRNTEVEQAVIGCGLPWVSVRPSSFAMNTLTMWRAQIASGDRVFGPYAAFSEAVVHERDVADVIARAMVDDTLLGRRLSVTGPAASSLEQLVAIIGEVIGKPLRYQEVPAEAAEAAMIARGLDEEFVRALMNRYARELEREPVVTEEVAAILGRPARSFASWVADHRSDWL